The Sorangiineae bacterium MSr11367 genome window below encodes:
- a CDS encoding FtsX-like permease family protein, giving the protein MNSWRLAWRNLQRNRGRTAISLAALAVSTTLLIVLHGMVYGLDDLVTRGAVNLGVGEVEVHAKAYGLDQSIYATLPTAEAIAEQAKAQGIDTARRALGGGLLSSGEKSSGVRIWGVDPADERHLGKLPGHLKAGRYLPEANANRIVLGSELARLVGAKVGDRLAVIVQSVDASTSTEMMTVEGILESAGEQIDGVVAIIDRRDFDALFGTAGKVHEIALSSHFRLSEAQVAAIAQSAAGDAAEVQTWRELLPAVANVVNITRSSAGLFSFVFFAAAGLGLLNTMLMAASERIREFGILKALGATPWRILTDVAREAFLLGSVSACAGGAIGFGLVLILQRHGIDLSKFGKLSLSGVDFESVWRARPSLDGVLVPVLGMLLVTVVASLYPAWKASRLQPVKAIAHV; this is encoded by the coding sequence ATGAACTCGTGGCGACTCGCTTGGCGAAACCTGCAACGAAACCGTGGGCGGACGGCGATCAGCCTCGCAGCGCTCGCGGTCAGCACCACGCTCCTCATCGTCCTTCATGGAATGGTGTACGGCCTCGACGACCTGGTGACCCGCGGGGCCGTCAACCTGGGGGTCGGTGAGGTCGAGGTCCACGCGAAGGCCTATGGCCTCGACCAATCCATCTACGCAACCTTGCCGACGGCCGAGGCCATCGCGGAGCAAGCCAAGGCGCAGGGCATCGACACCGCACGGCGCGCGCTGGGCGGCGGCCTTCTGTCGAGCGGGGAGAAATCCTCCGGGGTCCGTATCTGGGGCGTCGATCCCGCGGACGAGCGCCATTTGGGCAAACTACCGGGGCACCTGAAGGCGGGGCGCTACCTTCCAGAGGCCAACGCCAACCGCATCGTCCTCGGGAGCGAGCTTGCACGGCTCGTGGGCGCCAAGGTCGGCGACCGACTCGCGGTCATCGTGCAGTCCGTGGACGCCTCGACCTCGACCGAGATGATGACCGTCGAGGGCATTCTCGAGAGCGCCGGCGAACAGATCGACGGGGTCGTGGCCATCATCGACCGCCGCGACTTCGACGCCCTTTTCGGCACTGCCGGAAAGGTGCACGAAATTGCCCTTTCGTCGCACTTCCGTCTCTCGGAGGCGCAGGTGGCGGCCATCGCGCAATCCGCCGCCGGCGACGCGGCGGAGGTTCAGACATGGCGCGAGCTTCTGCCGGCGGTCGCCAATGTCGTGAACATCACGCGCTCCTCCGCGGGCCTTTTCAGCTTCGTGTTCTTCGCGGCCGCGGGGCTCGGCCTGCTCAACACGATGCTCATGGCTGCGTCGGAGCGAATACGCGAATTCGGCATCCTCAAGGCCCTGGGGGCGACCCCCTGGCGAATCCTGACCGATGTCGCGCGCGAAGCGTTTCTTCTCGGCTCGGTCAGCGCCTGCGCCGGCGGTGCGATCGGCTTCGGATTGGTGCTGATTCTTCAACGGCACGGAATCGATCTGTCGAAATTCGGAAAGCTGTCGCTGTCCGGCGTTGATTTCGAATCGGTCTGGCGCGCGCGCCCATCGCTCGACGGGGTGCTGGTGCCGGTGCTCGGCATGCTGTTGGTCACCGTCGTCGCGTCTCTCTATCCCGCATGGAAGGCCTCCCGCCTCCAGCCGGTGAAAGCCATCGCCCACGTCTGA
- a CDS encoding ABC transporter permease produces MNLVKLAWRNLLRNKRRTYITLASISSGCAFALFIFALIGGIHKKTIEDAARMLAGQITVEHPDYRDAPGPGLFVPSVAAMQAMAAKIPGIESVKPLVAGQGMIASGAGSVGVAFLGVDPAIEGNVSPLARNMVRGRFLLPADVESRGVVIGTKLAERLHVDLGNKVVLTTTDTHGEVVEELFRVMGIFKLGSDALDGGLVEMPLALARGVIGLGEDQATQVGFLLENPDSEERIIVEIRRTLAGQPVAVYSWTTLLPALASWEASGTRGHRVICAVVIFLASFTILNTILMSVVERKREFAMLLALGTSPARLRVQVFLESFLLGLGGCAVGLALGSIAALITARQGIDLRGSVKDGAAPTVGNYAVSLQLRPTLTLEDVAFVGVLVLVLTMIIAIYPTLRSTRIHVANTLRSN; encoded by the coding sequence ATGAATCTCGTGAAGCTCGCTTGGCGCAATCTTCTCCGGAACAAGCGCCGGACCTATATCACCCTCGCCTCGATTTCTTCGGGTTGCGCATTTGCGCTTTTCATCTTCGCCCTCATCGGGGGGATTCACAAAAAGACCATCGAAGATGCCGCTCGGATGCTCGCAGGGCAAATCACCGTCGAGCACCCGGATTATCGCGATGCACCCGGGCCCGGGCTCTTCGTTCCCTCGGTGGCGGCGATGCAAGCGATGGCCGCGAAGATCCCGGGAATCGAATCGGTCAAACCACTCGTCGCCGGGCAGGGAATGATCGCGAGCGGCGCCGGCTCGGTGGGGGTCGCCTTCCTCGGTGTCGATCCGGCCATCGAGGGCAACGTATCCCCGCTGGCACGGAACATGGTCCGCGGGCGCTTTCTCCTTCCCGCCGATGTTGAATCGCGCGGTGTGGTCATCGGAACGAAGCTCGCCGAGCGGTTGCACGTCGATTTGGGAAACAAGGTAGTTCTCACGACGACCGATACGCACGGCGAGGTCGTCGAAGAGTTGTTTCGCGTCATGGGGATCTTCAAGCTCGGCTCCGACGCCCTCGACGGCGGGCTCGTCGAAATGCCACTGGCCCTCGCACGCGGGGTCATCGGGCTGGGCGAGGACCAGGCCACCCAAGTCGGTTTCCTGCTCGAGAATCCCGACTCCGAGGAGCGAATCATCGTGGAAATCCGTCGAACGCTCGCGGGACAGCCGGTGGCCGTTTACTCATGGACCACATTGCTCCCCGCGCTCGCGAGCTGGGAGGCTTCGGGAACGCGCGGCCATCGGGTCATCTGTGCCGTGGTGATCTTCCTCGCGTCGTTCACCATCCTCAATACGATTCTCATGAGCGTGGTGGAGCGCAAACGCGAATTCGCCATGCTGCTCGCGCTGGGCACATCACCGGCGAGACTGCGGGTGCAGGTTTTTCTGGAAAGCTTTCTCCTCGGCCTCGGGGGCTGCGCGGTGGGCCTCGCGCTGGGATCCATTGCCGCCTTGATCACCGCACGGCAGGGGATCGACCTCCGCGGTTCGGTGAAAGATGGTGCGGCCCCCACCGTCGGAAACTACGCCGTGTCTTTGCAACTACGTCCGACGCTCACGTTGGAAGACGTGGCCTTCGTCGGCGTATTGGTTCTCGTGCTGACCATGATCATTGCCATCTACCCTACCCTGCGTTCGACTCGAATCCACGTGGCGAATACCCTTCGCTCGAACTAG
- a CDS encoding M57 family metalloprotease, whose protein sequence is MKQRFRSMRLASTLVLLAVGVASGAGCGTDASGSAVEDVRDTQMSFEEFEATVYREPDTGIYIVNGDTPLQNRDELKAFFDQYIRQGALIVNRVGDAVDRWDDNQKVNISYCVSTSFGSNYNTVVSAMANAAAAWSNSAYVVFRHLSAQDGACTASNTNVVFDVRPVSGQPYLARAFFPSYARANRNVLIDSSSFGNTAPWTLTGILRHELGHTIGFRHEHTRPESGRCFEDNNWYALTSYDSASVMHYPQCNGTQTGDLVLTARDREGVALLYGTGFNGGGVWMSGWCSHSGASFGQADFNGDGRDDIWCHDPMNNSAGNTWVALSNGSAFTGGGVWMSGWCSHSGATFGTADFNGDNRADIWCHDPMNNSAGNTWVALSTGSGFTGGGVWMGGWCSHSGATFGQADFNGDGRDDIWCHDPTNNSAGNTWVALSTGSGFTGGGVWMGGWCGHAGATFGTSDFNGDNRADIWCHDPINGSSAGNTWVALSTGGGFTGGGVWMGGWCSHSGATFGQADFNGDNRADIWCHDPINGSSAGNTWVALSTGSGFTGGGVWMGGWCSHAGATFGQADFNGDNRDDIWCHDPTNNSAGNTWVALSTGSGFSGGGTWLSGWCSHSGATFGTGLFNGDAKADVWCHDPMNNSAGNTWVATAR, encoded by the coding sequence ATGAAGCAGCGTTTTCGTTCCATGCGATTGGCTTCCACGCTGGTGCTTCTCGCGGTCGGCGTGGCGTCGGGTGCGGGCTGTGGCACCGACGCTTCGGGTTCCGCGGTCGAAGATGTCCGCGATACCCAGATGAGCTTCGAAGAATTCGAAGCCACCGTGTACCGCGAGCCCGATACGGGCATTTACATCGTCAATGGTGATACCCCACTTCAGAATCGTGACGAACTAAAGGCGTTTTTCGATCAATACATTCGGCAAGGCGCATTGATCGTGAATCGCGTCGGCGACGCCGTCGATCGATGGGACGATAACCAAAAGGTCAACATCTCCTATTGCGTGAGTACCTCGTTCGGCTCGAACTACAACACCGTGGTCAGTGCCATGGCCAACGCCGCCGCGGCATGGTCGAACAGCGCGTACGTGGTATTTCGACACCTTAGCGCGCAAGACGGCGCTTGCACGGCGAGCAACACCAATGTGGTGTTCGACGTGCGTCCGGTCAGCGGGCAGCCGTACTTGGCGCGGGCATTCTTTCCCAGTTATGCGCGCGCGAATCGCAACGTGTTGATCGATTCGAGCTCATTTGGCAATACCGCGCCCTGGACGCTTACGGGCATTTTGCGGCACGAGCTCGGGCACACGATTGGCTTCCGTCACGAACATACGCGACCGGAATCGGGGCGTTGTTTCGAAGACAACAATTGGTACGCGCTCACGTCGTACGATTCGGCTTCGGTCATGCATTATCCCCAATGCAACGGGACGCAGACGGGCGACTTGGTGCTGACGGCGCGCGACCGCGAAGGAGTGGCCTTGCTTTACGGCACGGGGTTCAACGGCGGCGGCGTTTGGATGAGCGGCTGGTGCAGTCACTCCGGCGCCAGCTTCGGCCAGGCAGATTTCAATGGCGATGGCCGCGACGATATCTGGTGCCACGACCCGATGAACAACAGCGCGGGCAACACGTGGGTGGCGCTCTCCAACGGCAGCGCCTTCACGGGCGGCGGCGTTTGGATGAGCGGCTGGTGCAGCCATAGCGGTGCGACGTTCGGCACGGCGGACTTCAATGGCGACAACCGGGCGGACATCTGGTGCCACGATCCGATGAACAACAGCGCGGGCAACACGTGGGTCGCCTTGTCCACGGGCTCCGGCTTCACGGGTGGCGGCGTGTGGATGGGCGGCTGGTGCAGCCATAGCGGTGCGACGTTCGGCCAGGCCGACTTCAACGGCGATGGGCGCGACGATATCTGGTGCCACGATCCGACGAACAACAGCGCGGGCAACACGTGGGTGGCGCTGTCGACGGGCAGCGGGTTCACGGGCGGCGGCGTATGGATGGGCGGTTGGTGCGGTCACGCCGGCGCGACCTTTGGAACGTCGGACTTCAACGGCGACAACCGCGCGGACATCTGGTGCCACGATCCGATCAACGGAAGCAGCGCGGGCAACACGTGGGTGGCGCTGTCGACGGGCGGCGGGTTCACGGGTGGCGGTGTGTGGATGGGCGGCTGGTGCAGCCATAGCGGTGCGACATTCGGCCAGGCCGACTTCAATGGCGACAACCGCGCGGACATCTGGTGCCACGATCCGATCAACGGAAGCAGCGCGGGCAACACGTGGGTGGCGTTGTCGACGGGCAGCGGGTTCACGGGTGGCGGCGTGTGGATGGGCGGCTGGTGCAGCCACGCCGGTGCGACGTTCGGCCAGGCGGACTTCAACGGCGACAACCGGGACGATATCTGGTGCCACGACCCGACGAACAACAGCGCGGGCAACACGTGGGTGGCATTGTCGACGGGCAGCGGCTTCTCCGGCGGCGGCACCTGGCTGTCCGGCTGGTGCAGCCATAGCGGTGCGACGTTTGGAACGGGCTTGTTCAACGGCGACGCCAAGGCGGACGTTTGGTGCCACGATCCGATGAACAACAGCGCGGGGAACACGTGGGTGGCCACGGCGCGCTGA
- a CDS encoding ABC transporter ATP-binding protein, which translates to MKYIVELEQVTKEYDLGATKVRALGGIDLTFEKGEFSVVMGPSGSGKSTLLNIVSGLDRATSGKVRVVDVDTSASDDGALSRLRLEKIGFVFQAYNLIPVLTAVENVEYVMLLQGRPPAERWKRAKEMLEAVGLGGLHDRFPRELSGGQQQRVAIARAIAAEPVLVLADEPTANLDSKTAASLMDLMETLNREKGITFIFSTHDPSIVARARRKLTLHDGLLLETEVAGKVDTDAESTFTASAREDRHDPSIHGERPRAISGILGGS; encoded by the coding sequence GTGAAGTACATCGTCGAGCTCGAACAAGTGACGAAAGAATACGACCTCGGCGCGACGAAGGTACGCGCCCTCGGAGGGATTGATCTCACCTTCGAGAAAGGAGAATTCTCCGTGGTCATGGGCCCTTCGGGGTCGGGCAAGAGCACGCTCCTCAACATCGTGAGCGGGCTCGATCGCGCGACGTCGGGAAAGGTCCGCGTCGTCGACGTGGACACCTCGGCATCGGACGATGGCGCCCTCAGTCGATTGCGCCTGGAAAAGATTGGCTTCGTCTTTCAAGCCTACAATCTGATTCCGGTGTTGACCGCCGTCGAGAACGTCGAATACGTGATGCTCCTGCAGGGCCGGCCGCCCGCGGAGCGATGGAAGCGCGCCAAGGAGATGCTGGAAGCGGTCGGCCTCGGCGGGCTGCACGATCGGTTTCCCCGCGAGCTCTCCGGCGGCCAGCAACAGCGCGTTGCCATCGCCCGCGCCATTGCGGCCGAACCGGTTCTCGTGCTCGCCGACGAGCCAACGGCAAACCTCGACTCGAAAACCGCGGCATCGTTGATGGACCTCATGGAGACGTTGAACCGCGAGAAGGGCATTACCTTCATCTTCTCGACACACGACCCCTCCATCGTCGCCCGCGCCAGGCGAAAGCTCACGCTTCACGATGGTCTATTGCTCGAAACCGAAGTTGCGGGCAAGGTAGACACCGACGCCGAATCGACGTTCACGGCCAGCGCGCGGGAGGATCGTCATGATCCGTCGATCCACGGCGAGCGTCCGCGGGCTATATCTGGTATATTGGGTGGTTCATGA
- a CDS encoding helix-turn-helix transcriptional regulator: MNDISNLRGPLWPSCQQSESSADFRRRAMRLMQNLVPASGAFFCCNREGLARLHASRTVDGIARPVDIADGADLAGAFRVEVTSIVSRSRWVFKGTEFYASDPYDHVPYFRDNSAKCGFVEALIVFLHEAGNLLAVCGLEHRADEATFTDADTARLDLLAPFILAAAWTGCDAHKKEGRCLLWATDPHAGSDKDEEPSTAMERLSVRERETARLLVAGYSIVNITAILGLSENTVRTYARRLYKKLAVSNRADLVREFVTPATRNQLEFDSK; this comes from the coding sequence ATGAACGACATCTCGAATCTGCGAGGTCCCCTCTGGCCTTCGTGCCAGCAGTCGGAATCGTCGGCAGACTTTCGCCGGCGAGCCATGCGACTCATGCAAAACCTGGTGCCGGCGTCGGGGGCGTTCTTCTGCTGCAACCGCGAGGGTTTGGCACGTTTGCACGCGTCTCGGACGGTCGATGGCATTGCACGGCCGGTCGACATCGCGGACGGGGCCGATCTGGCGGGCGCGTTTCGAGTCGAGGTGACCTCGATTGTTTCGCGTTCGCGTTGGGTATTCAAGGGAACGGAATTCTACGCGAGCGACCCGTACGACCACGTGCCCTACTTTCGCGACAACTCGGCGAAATGCGGCTTCGTCGAAGCGCTAATCGTATTTTTGCACGAGGCGGGTAATCTGCTTGCAGTGTGCGGTCTGGAACACCGTGCGGACGAAGCAACGTTTACGGATGCGGACACCGCACGTCTGGATCTTTTGGCGCCATTCATCCTGGCCGCCGCATGGACCGGATGTGATGCGCACAAGAAGGAGGGACGGTGCCTTCTTTGGGCGACCGACCCGCACGCAGGCTCCGACAAGGACGAGGAACCGTCGACCGCGATGGAGCGGCTCTCCGTACGAGAGCGCGAAACCGCCCGCCTGCTCGTGGCGGGCTACAGCATCGTCAACATTACGGCGATCCTCGGACTCAGCGAAAATACCGTGCGGACCTATGCACGGCGCCTTTACAAGAAGCTCGCCGTATCGAATCGAGCCGACTTGGTTCGCGAGTTCGTTACCCCCGCGACCCGAAATCAGCTCGAATTCGATTCGAAGTAG
- a CDS encoding phosphopantetheine-binding protein, whose protein sequence is MSREEIFSLLQDCILSIVPDVSREQIVPDRSLKQLGVDSIDRSDIATALTEKLGIPISSLEIGKPRDLGTLVEILEGEVLEGLL, encoded by the coding sequence ATGAGTCGTGAAGAAATCTTTTCGCTCTTGCAGGATTGTATTCTCTCGATCGTACCGGACGTGTCCCGGGAGCAGATCGTGCCGGACCGGAGCTTGAAGCAGCTCGGTGTCGATTCGATCGATCGCAGCGATATTGCGACGGCGCTCACCGAGAAACTCGGTATCCCGATCTCGTCCTTGGAGATCGGCAAGCCGAGAGATCTGGGCACCCTCGTGGAGATTCTGGAAGGGGAAGTTCTCGAAGGCCTGCTCTAA
- a CDS encoding cation:proton antiporter, translating into MDRLGGVLAGHWKSAFAYTAMLGGSLGAFHLICKRGEMLTAAPPVSGQALLASVATKTAGHPLLHVLIALVAIIIAAGLVGTVFRYLGQPPVIGEVIAGIMLGPSLLGRVAPSAQQMLFPAEITPLLGILSQIGVVLFMFIVGVEFDTGALKKRGHTSVAISHASIVTPFVLGTLLALVLYPKFSSSDVPFAHFALFMGVSMSITAFPVLARILRDRQLQSTKLGVVALTCAAVDDVTAWCLLALIVTIARRSGVSQAAMTFALSGAFIAFMMVAGRPALRWLAMKHEESRDGFSYKTMAIVLVALLVSAIATEAIGVHALFGAFVFGAFIPSHSKLAKDMETQISGLVRVLLLPAFFAFTGLRTQIGLIDTTTQWLFCGGIVAVAVLGKFGGSFGAAALTGLGWRDAAAIGALMNTRGLMELVVLNLGLDLQVISPTIYAMMVIMALVTTFMTAPVLTLLRWTEDRREATALISHAEPTRE; encoded by the coding sequence ATGGATCGACTCGGCGGTGTACTGGCGGGCCATTGGAAATCAGCCTTTGCGTACACCGCGATGCTCGGCGGCTCCCTGGGTGCATTTCATCTGATTTGCAAACGAGGCGAGATGTTGACCGCGGCTCCTCCGGTTTCCGGCCAGGCGCTCCTCGCCAGCGTTGCCACGAAGACGGCCGGCCATCCGCTGCTGCACGTGCTCATCGCCCTCGTGGCGATCATCATCGCCGCCGGCTTGGTGGGGACCGTATTCCGCTACCTCGGGCAGCCCCCGGTGATCGGCGAAGTCATCGCGGGCATCATGCTCGGGCCCTCGCTTCTCGGGCGGGTGGCGCCCTCCGCGCAGCAAATGCTGTTTCCGGCGGAAATCACACCGCTCCTCGGGATTCTTTCCCAAATTGGGGTGGTCCTCTTCATGTTCATCGTCGGTGTCGAATTCGACACCGGGGCGCTCAAGAAGCGGGGACACACCTCCGTCGCCATCTCCCACGCAAGCATCGTGACACCGTTCGTACTGGGCACGCTCCTCGCGCTGGTCCTCTATCCGAAATTTTCGTCGAGTGACGTTCCCTTCGCCCATTTCGCACTCTTCATGGGCGTATCCATGTCGATTACGGCGTTTCCCGTGCTCGCGCGGATTCTACGCGATCGGCAACTGCAATCCACGAAGCTGGGCGTCGTCGCGCTCACGTGTGCCGCGGTGGACGACGTCACCGCGTGGTGCCTCCTGGCCCTCATCGTCACCATCGCCCGGCGTTCGGGGGTAAGCCAGGCGGCCATGACCTTCGCGCTCTCCGGCGCGTTCATCGCGTTCATGATGGTGGCCGGCCGGCCCGCGCTGCGCTGGCTCGCGATGAAGCACGAGGAATCGCGCGATGGTTTCTCCTACAAGACGATGGCCATCGTTCTCGTCGCCCTCCTCGTCTCGGCGATTGCGACCGAAGCCATCGGCGTCCACGCGCTCTTCGGTGCCTTCGTCTTCGGGGCGTTCATCCCCAGCCACTCCAAGCTCGCGAAGGACATGGAGACGCAGATCTCGGGCCTCGTCCGCGTGCTCCTTCTACCCGCGTTCTTCGCGTTCACCGGGCTGCGCACCCAGATCGGTTTGATCGACACGACGACCCAATGGCTGTTCTGCGGCGGAATCGTGGCCGTGGCCGTGCTGGGCAAGTTCGGAGGGAGCTTCGGCGCAGCGGCCCTCACGGGCCTCGGCTGGCGCGATGCCGCCGCCATCGGGGCGCTGATGAACACGCGCGGCTTGATGGAGCTCGTGGTCCTCAACCTGGGGCTCGACCTCCAGGTCATCTCGCCGACCATCTACGCCATGATGGTCATCATGGCCCTCGTCACCACGTTCATGACGGCGCCGGTGCTCACGTTGCTGCGATGGACCGAGGACCGGCGGGAAGCGACCGCCCTCATTTCGCATGCCGAACCAACTAGGGAATAG
- a CDS encoding DUF418 domain-containing protein, with protein sequence MSLDASIAAELPAVEERSRSPIDRQARIADIDVIRGAALFGVLMCNLAFCFRTPLMAHGGPHWEAGPEHWVSTFEEIFLSDKAMTLFSMLFGAGLTIFYERASARSSGAMALLVRRLFFLCVFGFLHMFLFWNGDILIDYATAGLCALAFMNRRAWVLWVGIVLLTLFPVLGEFWPPLRDAANGLDVTKHYEEAIPIYGHASYVELVRYRFHEAAVYMWRAYIFYWPGTMRNMLVGMLVWRSGVLRAPLAHARALRWTAFLGIVTGLSYPLLRTIYYEMYHQRLIPRESVWRHVFGATSAPLLAAGYAAGIVLLLHGGGVAQRALSKLSPVGRMAFTNYLTQSMVFSTVFYGYGLGLIGQVGYIVPAIMGISFYALQCVVSTYWLRHFRFGPFEWVWRCLTYGRWQPMRLATAQS encoded by the coding sequence ATGAGTTTGGACGCGTCCATTGCCGCAGAGCTTCCCGCCGTCGAGGAACGTAGCCGCTCTCCGATCGATCGCCAGGCGCGCATCGCCGACATCGATGTGATTCGCGGCGCCGCGCTCTTCGGCGTGCTCATGTGCAATCTGGCCTTCTGCTTTCGCACGCCGTTGATGGCCCATGGCGGTCCCCATTGGGAGGCGGGCCCCGAGCACTGGGTGAGCACCTTCGAGGAGATCTTTCTCTCGGACAAGGCGATGACGCTTTTTTCGATGCTGTTCGGCGCCGGCCTGACGATCTTCTACGAGCGGGCGAGCGCTCGGAGTTCCGGTGCCATGGCGCTCCTGGTACGCCGCCTATTCTTCTTGTGCGTGTTCGGCTTCTTGCACATGTTCCTTTTCTGGAACGGCGACATCCTCATCGATTACGCGACGGCCGGTCTCTGCGCGCTGGCGTTCATGAATCGACGCGCCTGGGTGCTCTGGGTGGGCATCGTGCTGCTCACGCTCTTTCCCGTGTTGGGCGAATTCTGGCCTCCGTTGAGGGACGCCGCCAACGGGTTGGACGTCACGAAGCACTACGAAGAAGCCATTCCCATTTATGGGCACGCCAGCTATGTGGAACTCGTTCGGTATCGGTTTCACGAAGCCGCCGTGTACATGTGGCGGGCGTACATCTTTTATTGGCCGGGCACGATGCGAAACATGCTCGTAGGCATGCTCGTCTGGCGTTCGGGCGTCTTGCGCGCCCCGCTCGCGCACGCCCGCGCCCTGCGTTGGACCGCGTTCTTGGGCATCGTGACGGGCTTGTCGTATCCCTTGCTGCGGACGATTTACTACGAGATGTACCATCAACGGCTGATTCCGCGCGAAAGCGTGTGGCGCCATGTTTTCGGTGCCACGTCGGCCCCGCTGTTGGCCGCGGGGTATGCCGCGGGAATCGTCTTGCTGCTTCACGGCGGTGGCGTGGCGCAGAGGGCGCTCTCCAAGCTGTCGCCGGTGGGGCGCATGGCGTTTACGAATTACCTGACGCAGAGCATGGTCTTTTCGACCGTGTTCTATGGATACGGGCTCGGCCTCATTGGCCAGGTTGGATACATCGTCCCCGCGATCATGGGTATTTCGTTTTATGCCCTCCAGTGCGTGGTGAGCACCTATTGGTTGCGGCATTTCCGATTTGGGCCTTTCGAATGGGTGTGGCGCTGCCTCACCTACGGACGATGGCAGCCCATGCGCCTCGCTACGGCACAATCCTGA
- a CDS encoding outer membrane lipoprotein-sorting protein produces MIRILNGAALAALCLFSAPSTVRAEQPAQAGTRTEPTADLAAILDYVDDLYSSKSSHTSVAMHVVTEHATRDMKMETWSKGEERFLVRILAPEKEAGTSTLKNGTNVWNYFPKINQVTKVSASLMNAGWMGSHVTNGDIVKRNRMSQSYTYAKSFEGDREGQNVIELTLDPKPNAPVVWGKVVVIVRRSDRNPLQIRYYDEGKALAQTWSFSDIRKLGGRDVPTTIKVVPASKPREYTELHYTSMELNIALDDTLFSQRSLQK; encoded by the coding sequence ATGATCCGCATTCTCAACGGCGCTGCGTTGGCCGCACTCTGCCTGTTTTCCGCACCTTCCACCGTTCGTGCCGAGCAACCCGCGCAAGCCGGAACTCGAACCGAACCGACGGCCGATCTCGCCGCGATCCTCGACTACGTGGACGACCTTTATTCGTCGAAGTCCAGCCACACGTCGGTCGCCATGCACGTGGTGACCGAGCACGCGACGCGCGACATGAAGATGGAGACGTGGAGCAAGGGCGAGGAGCGGTTTCTCGTTCGCATCCTCGCGCCTGAAAAAGAGGCGGGAACGTCGACGCTGAAGAATGGCACCAACGTGTGGAACTACTTTCCGAAGATCAACCAGGTGACGAAGGTGAGCGCCTCGCTCATGAACGCCGGGTGGATGGGAAGCCACGTCACCAATGGCGACATCGTCAAGCGCAACCGAATGTCCCAAAGCTATACGTACGCGAAATCTTTCGAGGGCGATCGCGAGGGTCAAAATGTCATCGAGCTGACCCTGGATCCGAAACCCAACGCTCCGGTCGTATGGGGCAAGGTCGTGGTCATCGTTCGCCGAAGCGATCGGAATCCACTGCAGATTCGTTATTACGACGAGGGAAAGGCCCTCGCGCAGACATGGTCCTTCTCGGACATTCGGAAGCTCGGCGGGCGCGATGTGCCGACGACCATCAAGGTCGTGCCGGCGAGCAAACCCAGGGAGTACACGGAACTTCATTATACGTCGATGGAGCTGAACATCGCGCTCGACGACACGCTCTTTTCCCAACGATCGCTCCAAAAGTGA
- a CDS encoding queuosine precursor transporter, whose product MRGGTAAVENTVSRVGIAAVGAYVGAQVVADITSVKIGTVLGWAVDMGTWIYPITFTLRDVVHKALGRRAARTLVITAAAVNLAMAAYLQWVARQPSDPSYALGNEFAAVLAPLWRIAIASILAEVVSELLDTEVYHWFVRRVTTRHQWARVALSNAASIPVDNVVFAVGAFGALPFLKDHPLTLPWPAVWSIFVVNLTVKAAVSALSLPLIYLSADRDWHADPDDA is encoded by the coding sequence ATGCGAGGCGGTACGGCGGCGGTCGAAAACACAGTATCGCGCGTGGGCATCGCGGCCGTGGGCGCGTACGTCGGCGCGCAGGTGGTCGCGGACATCACCAGCGTGAAGATCGGGACCGTGCTCGGTTGGGCGGTCGATATGGGCACGTGGATTTATCCCATCACGTTCACCTTGCGCGACGTCGTCCACAAGGCGCTGGGCCGGCGTGCGGCACGGACACTCGTGATCACCGCCGCGGCCGTCAACCTGGCCATGGCGGCGTACTTGCAATGGGTTGCCCGCCAGCCGAGTGACCCCAGCTACGCGTTGGGTAACGAATTTGCGGCGGTGTTGGCGCCATTGTGGCGGATCGCGATCGCGTCCATCCTGGCCGAGGTGGTGAGCGAGCTGCTCGACACGGAGGTGTACCATTGGTTCGTTCGACGGGTGACGACGCGCCATCAATGGGCGCGCGTGGCGCTCTCCAATGCGGCCTCGATCCCGGTCGACAACGTGGTCTTCGCCGTGGGAGCCTTTGGCGCGTTGCCGTTTCTGAAGGACCATCCGCTGACGTTGCCGTGGCCGGCGGTGTGGTCCATCTTCGTGGTGAACCTCACCGTCAAAGCGGCGGTGTCCGCGCTCAGTTTGCCGCTCATCTACCTTTCCGCCGATCGCGATTGGCATGCGGATCCCGACGATGCCTAG